TAAGTTTGGAATTTGAGTATCATGACACTTCGAGCCATCGCACTGAATTATTCCAAACTTATTTTGAACTTGCCTCACTGTGTTCTGTCTTGTCCTCAGATATAACCTGGTGATGTTGGGGCTGtctgtctccttcctcctcctctcttacgCTCTGACCTGGTGGGCCGGAGGAGTGGGCTTTATTTTGGCCAACTGTCTGAACATGGGGCTTCGAATCCTCCACAGCGTCGTGTTCATTCATCACTACTtcagctcgtctccatggaaacctcTGCGTGGCCTGGTCCCGTCCCCACTGCTGATACTGGCTCTGCTCATCAGTGCAGTGGTCACAGCTATATCAGAGGTGAGGTTTAAAGCGAAAACATTATGATATTGTCTCTTAATTGTGTTACAATGTGATATGTTTTccatcaaatatatattttttgtaaaaaatatgtaactAACTTAAATCAGAACTACGAGCAGTGGTAGTAGAGTATGTGCCCACTAACCCAATGGTTTTGAGTTTGGTCTCAGCCAGTGAAGACTGTTTAATGACCCACTGATGTATAAATGACTGTAATAACAGGGTAATAGGATGGAAATGTGttattaggcaaggcaagttcatttgtatagcacagtttgtacgcaaattaatttaaagtgcttcacagaataagaaagacatgctttttttgcacatgccatttcattttgttgGCATCAATTTAaagagtcaaaaacaaaataatcaattAACATAAATATAACTGATGTACCTTGACATTATTGGCAtgaacaaaagaaacagaatCTTATAAACCCTGCTCCTTTCATAGACcgttaaaataaacatttctttCATAATCGTTGCCCAGCCCCCACATGTTTACAACAGCCTCTTGTGGTTTTCATtaacttaaatatttttctcatttatatAGTCTGTAATCCATCATTATGTTGtccttgtgctttttttttttgtttataaaaacTAGTGCAACAATTGAAATcataggaaaagaaaaaaatctaatctgtcaactggacaaatcgttgtagaagtgaagatgtttctctgctcatccaagccacttcttcagttctggtcagattactgttggacactTCTTTATATCtctctgaaaggaggagctgagcactgaaacatcttcactcctacaactttttgtgcagttgacagatttgaagttttcttttactatgggtcagacctggacgattgagggattacacagacatttgaaATCATGATTTTATGAATTCCATAACACATAAaactacaatacaaacaaatcaaaacttaaataattatcataaaattaacattaaaggagacgaggagagaatAAAAACGTTTACATTGTAGTTACAGGGCATTTGTTACTCCGCTCATGATTACTAACTTTACCAGAAcataataacatcttcataataCACCATGTTCACTCCAGTCCTGACTTCCTCCTCTTGTCCGTCTCGTTGCAGTTTGCCTTCTGCTGTGAGCGCGGATGGTTCTTCAGGCTGCTCCATGTGTCTGTGGGCGGAGTCTGTCTGTGCTTCGTGTTTCTCACTGTTTACGTCACAGAGACAAGACTCATTCAGTTCGTCCAAACACAACTGCTGCCTCGATACAGGAAAAAACATCACTGACATCAATgaattatataataattataataatagtaTCTCTAGTTAGACATGGGGTTATCACAAAGTATACCACTGATGGGAACCGCGTtatgaatgtattttaatttaacaaatgtgtttatataagGTAACGTATGAATGTTTGTATGAATGAagaatcaataaaaacattgataTAAGAAAaagtcattgttttgtttgtgaagatATATAGACCCTGTACAATGTAAGTCGCCTAATGGGTTgggtttattcatgttttgattgatttgatttcaCAATTTCAGATGGAGACAATGGTCCGTATAAATCTATGGGTGTggcagtgtttttcaaagtcaTCTCCAAGTCGTCAGGTCCACAAATATTTAACCTTGTTGTTAGGGATTTGGTTCTCAAtagcattaaagctgcactatgtagctttccTTGTGGGGGATCTGCCACTTTTGCTTGTTGTTCATGGAGATACTATTGTTTGCATAGAATGTTCTAAattaggttttgtttttttgggggtttttttggcaataatgcaagatagccatatttaatgccatacagtgcaAAGTGTTACtcacacatgtgtgaatgaaaaaaaacacaactccaggtctgttttttgatgaggccacaacattataacacggcttaaagctcacaagagtcagttttgcgtgaTGTAGaacctttaacaaaaaaatactggttttataatttttttttttttaatagtgacATATAGAAGATTATCAATACAGATTATAATGTGTATCGTAAAAGCAATCATGACTTTCAAGTGATTCCAAGTGATTCCCAGTGATTCCCTGTGATTCCCAGCCCTAATCCTAGTAGCAATACCTCTAGTGATCCCTATTTCCCTACATCTGGTTATGAGGCAGTGATTGGGACAGCAGCCCATGAGATTCCCAGAGGAAgggcggaggaggagcaagTCTGAGATTACATCATTAGTTGGACATTTTTATTGCCCTGGGTCAATAAAATTAAACAAGCTTCCAACAAGAACACTGAGCTCACCAGACCACGTAAACCTGCATTTCAAACCAAGATGTCTCAAGTAAGTTTTATATCTTTttgaataaattataacttttagCCATCAGTAATGTGTTGAGTTGTATTATAGCAAGAAGATGAACAAGTCCAGCGTCCAGAGTTGACAGAAGAGGATCTGGCTGAGGGCAGGAACAGGCTGGGACTGACTGGACCGGCTAAAAGCAAAACATTTGAAGTAATGGAGGAGTGTGGTGAGTACAGAGTTAAAAGGACAATGTAAATACTGTTTTTAGTAGTTTCTGGTAGTATCTAGTATACTTGAGTACTTAACACTATTGTACTTCTCTGAGTATTtttcagatacttttacttgagtcatatttttcacagtGTAACAGTTTGGCTAGTCTTTGTGAGTAAGTCTGTAGTGACAAAAGCTgggaacatttgtgtttcttgcactgctttTTCCAAAATAtagtttctcatttttgtggtaTATTCTTTTAAAAGTACCTAATTGTATGCATTATATCCCCCAAATTATAAATAAGATATTACGTTCTAACAGTTACTCTTACAATTAGTCTTACTTCAGTAGTtacccaaatacttttttactcttacttgagaaatTTCTTGAATCACTACAACTGTGtctacttctacttaagtaatattattttgaagtaacattaacaacaacaacttgagtaaaatatttggctactacccacctctgtctaAATGTCCTTGGAGACTGGAGGAAGTCAGAGGCATGTTCCTGCTGTTGTTGAACAAGTTTCCTGTCCATATATAGAGAGAAGAGGCTAACAGCAGAGGGATTTAAACAGAGATTTGTCTCGGTCAAGAACATGCAGAGTCATCGAGCAGTTGCAGTGACCACCTGTTCCTTTTTACATGTCCTGAACAACCATTAGAATGTTCTTCTTTTTAATTGGTGCCACGTGACTTgtacaaaacattaaaggtcccatataaagcaaaattgactcttgtgagctttaagccatgttataatactgttacctcctcaaaaacacacctggagttatgttttgtttcattcacacatgtttgaataacactttattattagtctgtcatcatctccaaacctcaaagtcctctgttccaccttgtaatgtcatgaagcggtagtagtagtagagattggaaattcctgggctgaaatgatccaaatgattctagtgaaggtgtatggagtttaaaaacacagtggagcacttcctgtattgccacatgacatcacaaggtggaacagagtgttttttgttggagagagaaaaactcagcctaaatgtgctgGGTTtttctgttaaacatgtgtgaatgaaataaaacacaactccaggtctgtttgtgatgaggaaacaacattataacatagaaaaacatcCGAAAATAGCttagtatgggccctttaaaccacATTGTTACATGGAATAAATATTAACTTTTACTTAGCCTTgattctgtcagtctaccccagagAAGCTGTGGTTAAAAACGGTAACAGTTAAGTGAATGAACAATGCAatgtaaagttttgttttgtgtaggTCTACATATAGAGAGGTGGTTGTCCTATAATCTTAATACATaggcctatttatttatttcactaacAAGGACCACCACAACAATGGCATATGATAAAGATATTCATTGATATTATGAACAGATGTGGAGTGGCCCAGCCGATTCAGGATGCCCTCTCTGTAGATGGTGAGGTCTTCGGGCTTAAAGATGGACAAGAAAcatgggagaggagggaggggtggagagagcCGAGAGGGGTTGACTGGcctaaaagagccagtcttttgaacggctctttgaaatgaacagatccaaaaatttaagatcccataaaagagctgaaagtcccatcactagtgtTGCTGGGATAGGCTTGTATAcatagggcttctgggtaattagaggtgtggttgaggtgagctgtggttcactggagaggagcaggaggaggttgaggcgtggtcctgctcctgaatctcaaTTAATCATACCAactccatttattttctctaaaTCATAATGTTTTAGGATTTAAGATAATTTTGTGACTGATCATACGTTTGTCCTTTCACAGAGAAAATGGGTAAAACAGCACCGTCTGTGTTCAGTCAAGTGCGCTCAGGAGGAGAGACGGTCCTCAACACACGCTCGACTCGACCAaggaagaagtagaagaacATTATCCTGACTGTGTGAAAAATGTAACGGCTTATTTTGCACTGCGCTGTGCTGGAATTCACTTTTTATCATTTGGAATATGGCTTTGAGGCCACTGCAACATGATGCATgatattagattagattaggaATAGCTCTTGCCTATAGTAGACTGAGATAGATTAAAAACTATATTAtggaaagattttttttcttatatgaTTCTGTGCTTTTGTTAAATTGAAGATTGCACCTTTATTGTCCTtgagtcttgaaaataatatGTTGATTTTGAGAGTGATGGaatgtaacgaagtacaagtagtaaagtactgtactcaaatatacattttacatacagtacattgTTAAGTGGTAGtagttttactttactacatttttgaacaggtaaaaggtaaatatttttcattaccGTTTGAGACCTGAAAAGGCcaaggggtttatttttaacacgttcataatttgagcgaacaaaaatatacaaataaaaacagctagcaGCAAATATTTACCagtagttgtttctgttgagcaaaattcaaaacaaatctttaaaaaaattactaaaaatgtatctttttttgataaacgggtactttaatacttttactcaagtacgattttttcatgtgacacttttacttgagtattattgttttgcccaaatcaagtacttcttccaccactggattttgataacacattttgtcaAAACTGTTGCACAATTtagtttacaaaataaaagaggTTGTCAAgtcaaatatttgttttcttttattaggAATAATTTCCCAGCTGtaacaaataaaactaattcaACAGAACAACATATGAaggaaacagaacagaaacattGGGTGAGTGATGAAAAGTTGCATAAATATACTATGCAGAGAAATGCTTTCGTCTATTGGCTCAGAATAAAACTGGATTTGTGTTCATTTCATAAACTTGTGCTGTTGGTCCTGGAGAATTTTGGCCGAGGATTTTGCGTCGTAAAAAAGTTCGTTGATTTCTTCTACTTGTTCTCGCTCCACGTTTTCTTTGCCCTGAACACGCCCCAAAAGGCTGGCCGGGGTCAGCAACTGCACTGCGTATCTGAAGAAAAATTTAAGGATTTAGAAGGAGATGGGACAGATTTATAGAaatttgaatacatttcaaTGAGACCAGATGATTTCATAAACAGACAACAACATCCaatcattataaataaataagcaaaaccCCATACATATTATAGTATCTAACTGGACTTCACACTTCCATATTGTTTTGTCTCTAGTAGGGATGAGACAACAATAATATCGTCTATCATGATAAaaaggacattttatataatcgtgataatcgccaacaaagatagtcaccattatatcaccagattgtgtagaaagaaaaaaaacacttattcaCAGTGGAGTGAACGGGGGggggggcaaaggggtctgttgtctgGGGCCTCGGGATCTTAGGGGCCCaaaattggaccctcttcctattattttgtattacatGGGGGCCATATGAAGCTTATTGCCCCAATCCTCCAATATTTCAGTCGacagccctgctcatccataacattttctcttataaagttataattattcatatccataacaactaTAATCATTATCGTGAATCAATCACAAtgattttggccatgataatcgccactcaaaatttcaatatcgtctcATGCCAAGTCTCTAGTTGCTCATGTAAACAACGAAGAAAACATGCAAAGACTTTAATCACTTTATTATTCAGTTTTAGATGATTTTGAGTTTTCAGTTTTTAGATTAATCAccctctgtcaaacctgtgaaAGGCCATGGAAAAGCCTTTAGATAAAACCAGTAGAAGTAGAGTCAGACAAGAAGTACTTTCAAAGAGATTACATTTTATCCAACCAAAGGGGTTTAAGATGACATGAGCTGTTGAcatttagttgattaattggtCAGTGGttttgaccaaaatttgtattagtcatTAGTCGTTTTATGTAGATTATAAAGATTTCTATGGGACAACTGCACAAAGGAGAAGTTTGTGAGTTAGCTGAAGGTTTtggatttttgttgttgttgttatgtgttaaaaggcagattaaattcAAGATTCATGCATTTAATCTGTCTGTGTATAAATTCATTGTTTCTTTTTactctctgtataaaaagtagtttttgcatgtaCTCCTGTGCACCTGTAATCTTATGAGTGCAGTTTTAGGTCTTTACCTGAGTGTAGTTTTTGAGCCGATCTCTGCCAGATGTGTGAGAGCCTCTTCACTGATGTTGATGCCTTCAGTCTGAGCACGAATCTTAATAATCTAAAACACAACCGTGGCATTAATATTgagtgataaaaataaaataattccaGGTTTAAAGAGATTATAGCTGACCTGCTTCATCTCCTGTGGTGTGTACATCATGGTCCTGATGATCATGACTCGGTCCAGCAGGTCCAGAGGGATGCCATGAGGAGAGCTgatgtcctctgtccctctgaggagACAAGACAATGATATTAGCAATTATTTCCCATTTAAAgctatttgtatataaaaaacaacaacaacaaaaaacaaaagaccccaacccccccaaaaaacacacacatattgagGAGGATTTTGATGGACTATAGAGCTCCAGAGCAAATAATTATAAAACTGATATATTCTTATTCTAGTTGGCTCCTGAAAAACCCAAGCGTCACCCAAGTGTTTTTATAAAgcgcatttaaaacaacttcagctgacctttagtgcttcacataaaagtcaacaaaaacacaaaagcaaatatgcagataaaatgttacataggaaaagtacaataaaacaccaagatatcctgtctggcTCGTATTAAATCACTTTAATTAGTTTATTTCTAAAATGACTAGTTTCGTGAATTGGAAAACTTGGGCTcatttttaataacattttggtTTCATAAAAAGGCACAATAAAGAGTCTGGCATGGTCTCT
The sequence above is drawn from the Periophthalmus magnuspinnatus isolate fPerMag1 chromosome 5, fPerMag1.2.pri, whole genome shotgun sequence genome and encodes:
- the mustn1a gene encoding musculoskeletal embryonic nuclear protein 1a, producing the protein MSQQEDEQVQRPELTEEDLAEGRNRLGLTGPAKSKTFEVMEECEKMGKTAPSVFSQVRSGGETVLNTRSTRPRKK